Proteins from a single region of Neodiprion virginianus isolate iyNeoVirg1 chromosome 4, iyNeoVirg1.1, whole genome shotgun sequence:
- the LOC124303967 gene encoding constitutive coactivator of PPAR-gamma-like protein 1 homolog isoform X1: MGIQDLQAFLDSNAIQGGSVPVDLLRIARNVAQRQRNRSGKGQQQSPSSKLRLVLDGECCLDRLYGGYFSDWACGGQWNRMVQFLAVLTQATEMSGVELAVFFNGSLESPRRLDWIQQQLKVRIKVNNVLKHITTKGTPPPKIWWTPPVCLRTSLRMALRHLNVAVLCSMDDHHQEVIAYCRENYFNGLIADDAEYAAFDPPRYFSSEQLKLTYKGSLETKEYIISEFTKSLNLPSERLCILTALLGNYLLTEQDLADFYKKLNLNTNPNKVTAEQLVRTVANFVKDLHSVELDVVAQNVFGSLSDPRCVKLRQSVQYYINGTKEGFLHYKPVKPAKARKSESKQNIPVQKNIAEVPSTTSEDDANLETSRFASETLESERDSLQAYKQATANAQAAPQIVIEPPGIQGHGDADNNRTDEEQNNGHAINGTHNLLISSSSSSSSSTATSPSHITIDSTKQSESTTSIPSTVPEVMRTASERHQKGLMSPHIYQILIAGELKLPVLLEDESHKEFPSIHLIYRPVRQMVYAILFNVHHRIYLATKNKEKGDAAGKNRRPGKKNNEKVDVPDVVIKEWVWSKTNCYQTPELVKAEQIGWGVPTIQRLWFGTGIDDKRRRLRGFLTCLKSDTPLMLNPSYVPQHLLVMACVLRYVMCFNDKVKILRRQELDAFIAQAFSPELMNAQYLQDLQLPLVTSRGVQLATLFMAGVETALLANDACGAPIPWLMCCPWLFFDGKLFHHTLARATIAKNLLELCGGDIARVVKVERMRKAVLEGINVVFARPPLPVTPDVFPGIRVSVPQNILPAGCTISEGLVRGRGTGNIAQRGLMRRPVPSRGGQLEVAGVVVGQWGPNYGSMPPGRLPQPIQGHTRGRLPPQVTSIGGLKYGLPRGFNPMGRPTFPTRGNNRNQIGGRGKKTQMKATNKKRNNNRKNKENEKKDSRGRGITVEGVTGEYVGSVLPVNGTKETTSVPGQFDDAPENGKPVEKGQGDAPLVTAIPVEN; this comes from the exons ATGGGTATACAAGATTTACAAGCATTTTTGGACAGCAATGCCATTCAAGGTGGCTCGGTACCTGTAGACTTACTGAGAATCGCTCGTAATGTCGCTCAGAGACAACGTAATCGTTCTGGAAAGGGACAACAACAGTCACCATCGTCCAAACTCAGATTAGTTCTTGATGGAGAATGTTGTCTGGACAGATTGTACGGCGGCTATTTCTCAG ACTGGGCTTGCGGTGGTCAATGGAACCGGATGGTACAATTCCTAGCAGTGTTGACACAAGCTACAGAAATGTCTGGAGTAGAGTTGGCTGTGTTTTTCAATGGATCCTTGGAGTCTCCTCGACGCCTTGATTGGATTCAGCAGCAATTGAAAGTTCGAATAAAAGTTAACAAT GTTTTGAAACACATCACGACCAAAGGAACGCCTCCTCCAAAAATTTGGTGGACACCACCAGTCTGTCTACGGACCAGCCTTCGCATGGCACTCCGGCACTTGAATGTTGCAGTG TTGTGCAGCATGGATGATCATCACCAAGAAGTTATCGCCTATTGccgtgaaaattatttcaacggATTGATAGCCGATGATGCCGAATATGCCGCATTTGATCCACCGAGGTATTTTTCGTCGGAACAATTGAAATTAACCTACAAG GGTTCCTTGGAAACAAAAGAATACATCATCTCTGAATTCACAAAGTCGCTCAATCTGCCATCAGAGAGACTTTGCATCTTGACTGCATTGCTCGGCAATTATTTACTTACGGAACAAGATTTAGCAGACTTTTACAAAAAACTAAACTTGAACACTAACCCAAATAAAGTAACAGCTGAACAACTAGTCAGAACAGTGGCTAATTTTGTAAAAGATTTGCATTCTGTTGAATTGGATGTTGTAGCACAAAATGTTTTCGGCTCTCTATCTGACCCAAGATGTGTTAAACTCAGACAGTCTGTACAGTACTACATTAACGGAACCAAAGAAGGATTTTTACATTATAAGCCAGTGAAACCAGCTAAAG CTCGCAAGTCCGAATCTAAGCAAAATATACCAGTTCAGAAAAATATAGCAGAGGTTCCATCAACAACCTCTGAAGACGATGCTAATTTAGAAACATCACGTTTCGCCTCAGAGACTTTAGAGAGTGAACGTGACAGCTTGCAAGCGTACAAACAAGCAACAGCGAATGCCCAAGCTGCTCCGCAAATCGTAATTGAACCACCAGGAATTCAGGGACATGGAGATGCTGATAATAACCGAACCGACGAGGAACAGA ATAACGGCCATGCCATAAATGGTACTCATAATCTACTGATCAGTTCTTCGAGCTCGAGTAGTAGTTCAACAGCTACATCTCCGTCGCATATTACGATAGATTCCACTAAACAGTCTGAATCAACAACAAGCATTCCCAGCACTGTTCCGGAAGTTATGCGTACAGCTTCAGAACGACATCAGAAAGGACTGATGTCTCCGCATATATACCAAATTTTGATCGCCGGAGAACTAAAATTGCCAGTTCTGTTAGAGGATGAAAGTCACAAGGAATTCCCATCCATCCACTTGATCTACAGACCTGTGAGGCAAATGGTTTACGCCATTTTGTTCAATGTGCACCACCGCATATACCTCGCCACAAAGAACAAAGAGAAAGGCG aTGCCGCAGGAAAGAATAGAAGACCAGGCAAGAAAA ATAACGAAAAAGTGGACGTACCTGACGTCGTGATCAAAGAATGGGTGTGGTCAAAAACGAACTGCTACCAGACACCCGAATTGGTAAAAGCTGAGCAAATTGGATGGGGTGTTCCTACAATACAGCGTTTATGGTTTGG TACAGGGATCGACGACAAACGCCGGAGACTTCGAGGATTCTTAACTTGCCTGAAATCAGACACACCTCTCATGTTGAATCCTTCTTACGTTCCTCAACATTTGTTGGTCATGGCTTGTGTTTTGag GTACGTAATGTGTTTCAACGACAAGGTCAAAATACTGCGACGTCAAGAACTTGATGCATTCATCGCACAAGCTTTCTCCCCGGAACTTATGAATGCTCAGTACCTCCAAGATTTACAG ctACCTCTGGTCACATCTCGTGGAGTTCAACTAGCGACTCTGTTCATGGCTGGTGTAGAAACTGCATTACTAGCAAATGATGCCTGCGGGGCTCCAATCCCCTGGCTGATGTGTTGCCCTTGGCTCTTCTTTGATGGTAAATTGTTTCACCACACCCTCGCACGTGCTACAATTGCCAAAAACCTTTTGGAGCTATGTGGCGGGGACATTGCAAGAGTTGTGAAAGTTGAGAGAATGCGAAAAGCTGTCTTGGAGGGAATCAACGTTGTCTTTGCTCGCCCCCCACTACCAGTTACCCCCG ATGTTTTTCCAGGCATTCGGGTGTCAGTCCCACAAAATATCCTGCCTGCTGGATGCACCATCAGCGAAGGTCTGGTCCGTGGTCGTGGAACTGGGAACATTGCACAGCGTGGACTGATGCGACGTCCAGTACCATCTAGAGGAGGTCAATTGGAAGTAGCAGGCGTAGTTGTAGGGCAATGGGGCCCTAATTATGGCTCCATGCCACCAGGCCGTCTGCCACAGCCCATCCAAGGTCATACTCGTGGCCGACTTCCACCTCAG GTAACATCTATCGGTGGTCTGAAGTATGGTCTTCCTCGTGGATTTAACCCAATGGGTCGACCAACTTTTCCTACTCGCGGAAATAACAGAAACCAAATTGGTGgtcgtggaaaaaaaacccaaatgaag gcaacaaacaaaaagagaaataacAACAGGAAGAATaaggaaaacgaaaagaaagatAGCAGAGGTCGTGGCATTACCGTTGAGGGCGTGACAGGTGAATACGT CGGTTCAGTTTTACCTGTGAATGGCACAAAGGAAACCACTTCAGTACCTGGCCAGTTTGACGATGCGCCAGAAAATGGTAAGCCTGTTGAAAAAGGGCAGGGTGATGCTCCGCTAGTTACAGCGATTccagttgaaaattaa